A region from the Vespula pensylvanica isolate Volc-1 chromosome 9, ASM1446617v1, whole genome shotgun sequence genome encodes:
- the LOC122631707 gene encoding uncharacterized protein LOC122631707, with translation MGRKIPGKKHRGVKDPEKQRAKRLAELETKINAPPKDIQEQAIPKSLENLIKLKEAVKSGRISKVKKVKKRKKNGLICVGDEKPKSLHPKSQPEKAVPIFQQKPDESNNRFFYRVSQETHAFLNETAFERKYNVIVNRNSDTGEVEGLSKRPKNELDELERLRAKHKNIRKKKKNKEGEGDMNLTKSQKRRQKLLIKKKKKEEDLIDNFKTFQDEVKFGETVHAPPKLVTRPKKANLTDNIKPGKKNLLLHSLFTKNGSSSSNSTKSVIIDRTGKRKNLPTSERRQLEKEQSSVIAAYRQLKARQSADVDT, from the exons atGGGTCGTAAAATTCCGGGAAAGAAACATCGTGGCGTCAAGGATCCTGAAAAACAGCGTGCTAAACGACTAGCTGA GTTAGAAACCAAAATAAACGCTCCGCCGAAGGATATCCAAGAGCAAGCTATACCAAAAAGTTTAGAAAATCTTATTAAGCTTAAGGAAGCAGTTAAGTCAGGTAGAATAAGTAAAGTGAAGaaagtcaaaaaaagaaagaaaaatggattaATATGCGTAGGCGATGAAAAACCAAAGTCGTTACATCCTAAATCACAACCAGAGAAAGCAGTTCCTATATTTCAACAAAAACCCGACGAaagtaataatcgatttttttatcgtgTTAGTCAAGAAACTCATGCTTTTCTTAATGAAACTGCCTTTGAAAGGAAATACAATGTCATTGTAAATAGAAATTCTGATACCGGGGAGGTCGAAGGTCTATCTAAACGTCCTAAAAATGAGTTGGATGAATTAGAGAGATTAAGAgcaaaacataaaaatattagaaaaaagaaaaagaataaagaaggagaaggtgaTATGAACCTTACTAAATCTCAAAAAAGAAGGCAGAAGTTactgattaaaaagaaaaaaaaggaggaagattTAATTGacaattttaaaacatttcaaGATGAAGTGAAATTTGGAGAAACAGTGCATGCACCGCCTAAATTAGTTACCAGACCTAAAAAAGCTAATCTTACGGATAATATCAAg ccaggaaagaaaaatttacttttacattCCTTATTCACAAAGAATGGTTCATCCAGTAGCAATTCCACAAAATCAGTCATCATTGATAGAACTGGTAAACGTAAAAATCTACCAACTAGCGAAAGGAGACAActggaaaaagaacaaagcaGTGTTATTGCGGCATATAGACAGTTGAAAGCCAGGCAGTCTGCTGATGTTGATACGTAg
- the LOC122631708 gene encoding BLOC-1-related complex subunit 5 isoform X2: protein MGSEQSSQSGTQSTSNGRARTGQLRRGKSVPSSERVPEDTPPRCTSPGASICSDSDLPYISYTVNRPIGDSPKMSNKQLQLYRGKSLGAQDISRRRNSFTHRKPLSDKLHNIVVVKPAASDPSTEKDPDLVKLQSIPMFLPIMRGTLNLPPGVRDPEVLERLDPIGLFNVCARYQHHLNTNAQMIAGEQAALCINLEAEVNRILGLAVERQKKFAKFTEQLNKVHELSRQLTKCHSLLNQTLESLETLNNFLPIEDRLEPFVWTTG from the exons ATGGGTTCTGAACAAAGCTCACAGAGTGGTACTCAAAGCACAAGTAATGGCAGAGCAAGGACTGGACAACTTCGTCGTGGTAAAAGCGTTCCAAGCAGTGAAAGAGTGCCAGAGGATACTCCACCAAGATGTACCAGTCCTGGTGCTAGCATTTGTTCAGATTCTGACCTAccatatatatcttatactGTAAACAGACCTATCGGAGACTCTCCAAAGATGAGCAACAAACAGTTACAATTGTACAGGGGAAAAAGTCTAGGAGCACAGGATATATCAAGGAGGAGAAACAGCTTCACTCATAG AAAACCATTATCTGACAAACTTCACAATATTGTGGTGGTAAAACCAGCTGCATCGGATCCTAGCACGGAAAAAGATCCAGATCTAGTCAAATTACAGAGTATTCCCATGTTTCTACCAATTATGCGTGGAACTTTGAATCTACCACCAGGAGTAAGAGATCCAGAAGTTCTTGAAAGATTGGATCCCATTGGATTATTTAACGTATGCGCCCGATATCAACATCATCTTAATACTAATGCACAAATGATAGCCGGAGAACAAGCAGCTCTATGTATTAATCTTGAAGCTGAAGTTAATAGAATTTTGGGTCTAGCTgtagaaagacaaaaaaaatttgcaaaatttaCAGAACAACTGAACAAAGTACATGAACTTAGCAGACAACTGACCAAGTGTCATTCACTTCTTAATCAGACTTTAGAGAGTCTTGAAACACTTAATAACTTCTTACCAATCGAAGACAGATTAGAACCATTTGTATGGACCACAggataa
- the LOC122631708 gene encoding BLOC-1-related complex subunit 5 isoform X1 yields the protein MGSEQSSQSGTQSTSNGRARTGQLRRGKSVPSSERVPEDTPPRCTSPGASICSDSDLPYISYTVNRPIGDSPKMSNKQLQLYRGKSLGAQDISRRRNSFTHSHRKPLSDKLHNIVVVKPAASDPSTEKDPDLVKLQSIPMFLPIMRGTLNLPPGVRDPEVLERLDPIGLFNVCARYQHHLNTNAQMIAGEQAALCINLEAEVNRILGLAVERQKKFAKFTEQLNKVHELSRQLTKCHSLLNQTLESLETLNNFLPIEDRLEPFVWTTG from the exons ATGGGTTCTGAACAAAGCTCACAGAGTGGTACTCAAAGCACAAGTAATGGCAGAGCAAGGACTGGACAACTTCGTCGTGGTAAAAGCGTTCCAAGCAGTGAAAGAGTGCCAGAGGATACTCCACCAAGATGTACCAGTCCTGGTGCTAGCATTTGTTCAGATTCTGACCTAccatatatatcttatactGTAAACAGACCTATCGGAGACTCTCCAAAGATGAGCAACAAACAGTTACAATTGTACAGGGGAAAAAGTCTAGGAGCACAGGATATATCAAGGAGGAGAAACAGCTTCACTCATAG TCATAGAAAACCATTATCTGACAAACTTCACAATATTGTGGTGGTAAAACCAGCTGCATCGGATCCTAGCACGGAAAAAGATCCAGATCTAGTCAAATTACAGAGTATTCCCATGTTTCTACCAATTATGCGTGGAACTTTGAATCTACCACCAGGAGTAAGAGATCCAGAAGTTCTTGAAAGATTGGATCCCATTGGATTATTTAACGTATGCGCCCGATATCAACATCATCTTAATACTAATGCACAAATGATAGCCGGAGAACAAGCAGCTCTATGTATTAATCTTGAAGCTGAAGTTAATAGAATTTTGGGTCTAGCTgtagaaagacaaaaaaaatttgcaaaatttaCAGAACAACTGAACAAAGTACATGAACTTAGCAGACAACTGACCAAGTGTCATTCACTTCTTAATCAGACTTTAGAGAGTCTTGAAACACTTAATAACTTCTTACCAATCGAAGACAGATTAGAACCATTTGTATGGACCACAggataa